From the Desulfocurvus vexinensis DSM 17965 genome, one window contains:
- a CDS encoding sigma-54-dependent transcriptional regulator: MANVLIIDDDHMVREMLCDMVQEQGHRCAMAGSLAQGLAEAEARPYDVVFQDVYLPDGTGLDILPRLLDSPGRPEVIVITGAGDAQVAERAMREGAWDFVAKPLDLAAVSAPLARAVRYREDKRARRDDRTILRKGIAGSSGLMRALMHTVALAGESGASVLITGETGTGKELFARAIHANSPRAAQPFVVVDCASLPETLVESILFGHVKGAFTGADKAREGLVALAHGGTLFLDEVGELPFSMQRAFLRVLEDRTFRPVGSKTEQSSDFRLVAATNRQLEAMVERGEFRKDLLFRIRSFSIELPALRERSEDIPEIVALHMEKLAAGGRFGRKDFSPEFMEALTAYPWPGNVRELVQCLERSLAAAGPESVLYLKHLPDEVRVSYARTLVNRDGPSLPLAPASAPAPGLGRGGAQPGPAPAAPAPPQADADGSWADYREAVVGAAEREYFSRLLRRTGGDVRRCCAEAGVSRARLYQILQKHGLSRR; the protein is encoded by the coding sequence ATGGCCAACGTGCTGATCATCGACGACGACCACATGGTCCGCGAAATGCTGTGCGACATGGTGCAGGAGCAGGGCCACCGCTGCGCCATGGCGGGCAGCCTGGCCCAGGGGCTGGCCGAGGCCGAGGCCCGGCCCTACGACGTGGTCTTCCAGGACGTGTACCTGCCCGACGGCACGGGGCTGGACATCCTGCCCCGGCTGCTGGACTCGCCGGGCAGGCCCGAGGTCATCGTCATCACCGGGGCGGGCGACGCCCAGGTGGCCGAGCGGGCCATGCGCGAGGGCGCGTGGGACTTCGTGGCCAAGCCCCTGGACCTGGCGGCGGTGAGCGCGCCCCTGGCCCGGGCCGTGCGCTACCGCGAGGACAAGCGCGCCCGGCGCGACGACCGCACCATCCTGCGCAAGGGCATCGCCGGGTCCAGCGGGCTGATGCGCGCGCTGATGCACACCGTGGCCCTGGCCGGGGAGTCCGGCGCCAGCGTGCTCATCACCGGCGAAACGGGCACCGGCAAGGAGCTGTTCGCGCGGGCCATCCACGCCAACAGCCCGCGTGCGGCCCAGCCCTTCGTGGTGGTGGACTGCGCGTCGCTGCCCGAAACCCTGGTGGAGTCCATCCTCTTCGGCCACGTCAAGGGCGCCTTCACCGGGGCGGACAAGGCCCGCGAAGGCCTGGTGGCCCTGGCCCACGGGGGCACGCTGTTCCTGGACGAGGTGGGCGAGCTGCCGTTTTCCATGCAGCGGGCGTTTCTGCGCGTGCTGGAGGACCGCACCTTCCGCCCCGTGGGCTCCAAGACCGAGCAGAGCAGCGATTTCCGCCTCGTGGCGGCCACCAACCGCCAGCTCGAAGCCATGGTCGAGCGCGGCGAGTTCCGCAAGGACCTGCTCTTCCGCATCCGCTCCTTCAGCATCGAGCTGCCCGCCCTGCGCGAGCGCAGCGAGGACATCCCCGAGATCGTGGCGCTGCACATGGAAAAGCTGGCCGCTGGCGGGCGCTTCGGGCGCAAGGATTTCTCCCCGGAGTTCATGGAGGCCCTCACGGCCTACCCCTGGCCGGGCAATGTGCGCGAGCTGGTGCAGTGCCTGGAGCGCTCCCTGGCCGCCGCCGGGCCCGAGAGCGTGCTCTACCTGAAGCACCTGCCCGACGAGGTGCGCGTGAGCTACGCGCGGACCCTGGTCAACCGCGACGGGCCGTCCCTGCCCCTGGCTCCGGCTTCGGCTCCGGCCCCGGGGCTGGGGCGGGGCGGGGCGCAGCCCGGCCCGGCCCCGGCGGCCCCGGCCCCGCCGCAGGCCGACGCGGACGGCTCCTGGGCCGACTACCGCGAGGCCGTGGTCGGCGCCGCCGAGCGCGAGTATTTCAGCCGCCTGCTGCGCCGCACGGGCGGCGACGTGCGCCGCTGCTGCGCCGAAGCCGGGGTCTCCCGGGCCCGGCTGTACCAGATCCTGCAAAAGCATGGCCTGAGCAGGCGCTGA
- the budA gene encoding acetolactate decarboxylase produces the protein MSKRVRLIAKILLGIALYMLAVLASAAVVRAGEADPGRDTLWQVSTIDALLAGVYQGAVPMAELLRHGDLGLGTFDALDGEMVVLDGAVWRVRADGKATPVPADETTPFAQVTPFEADFSVTLEGVGSLAELAARLTAALPSPNMFYAVRAQGAFELVRTRSVPRQAEPYPPLKAVAASQPEFTLPATSGDIVGFYGPPFAKAAGVPGFHLHYLNAARDAGGHMLDVRFAGPVTFELDTTTALTLALPATPAFAAVDLAPDREAELKRVEQ, from the coding sequence GTGAGCAAACGCGTCCGTCTCATCGCCAAGATCCTGCTGGGCATCGCCCTGTACATGCTGGCCGTGCTGGCCTCCGCCGCCGTGGTCCGCGCCGGGGAGGCCGACCCCGGGCGCGACACGCTGTGGCAGGTGTCCACCATCGACGCACTGCTGGCGGGGGTCTACCAGGGCGCCGTGCCCATGGCCGAACTGCTGCGCCACGGCGACCTGGGCCTGGGCACCTTCGACGCCCTGGACGGCGAAATGGTCGTGCTGGACGGCGCGGTCTGGCGCGTGCGCGCCGACGGCAAGGCCACGCCCGTGCCCGCCGACGAGACCACGCCCTTTGCCCAGGTCACGCCCTTCGAGGCCGATTTCAGCGTGACCCTGGAGGGCGTCGGCTCCCTGGCCGAGCTGGCCGCACGCCTCACCGCCGCGCTGCCCAGCCCGAACATGTTCTACGCCGTGCGCGCCCAGGGCGCCTTCGAGCTGGTGCGCACGCGCAGCGTCCCGCGCCAGGCCGAGCCCTATCCGCCCCTCAAGGCGGTCGCGGCCTCCCAGCCCGAGTTCACCCTCCCTGCCACCAGCGGCGATATCGTGGGCTTCTACGGTCCGCCCTTCGCCAAGGCCGCCGGGGTGCCCGGCTTCCACCTGCACTACCTGAACGCCGCGCGCGACGCGGGCGGGCACATGCTCGACGTGCGCTTCGCCGGGCCCGTGACCTTCGAGCTGGACACCACCACCGCCCTGACCCTGGCCCTGCCCGCCACCCCCGCCTTCGCCGCCGTGGACCTCGCCCCGGACCGCGAGGCCGAGCTCAAGCGCGTGGAGCAGTAG